A genomic region of Desulfomicrobium escambiense DSM 10707 contains the following coding sequences:
- a CDS encoding 4Fe-4S dicluster domain-containing protein, translating into MYIFDTLMNRMRRGCQTMAYPHGPAPALPDRHGGALRLDASACPAGCDACAEVCPTGAISRQPGSSTTLDLGRCLFCGACTKTCPHGAVTRTSDHRLAVRRRDDLLLGKPGEEELRLAEALDKKMKSLLGRSLRLRQVSAGGCCACEADINVLGTIGWDLGRFGIQYVASPRHADGVLITGPVTKGMELALRKTWEAVPEPRIAIALGACAISGGPFIGHPQHNGGADPVVPIDLYIPGCPPHPLTILDGFLRLLGRLEEQKG; encoded by the coding sequence ATGTACATTTTCGACACCCTCATGAACCGCATGCGCCGCGGCTGCCAGACCATGGCCTACCCCCACGGCCCGGCCCCGGCCCTGCCCGACCGCCACGGCGGCGCCCTGCGCCTGGATGCCTCGGCCTGCCCGGCAGGCTGCGACGCATGCGCCGAAGTCTGCCCCACGGGCGCCATCTCGCGGCAACCCGGATCGAGCACGACATTGGACCTCGGCCGCTGCCTGTTTTGCGGGGCCTGCACCAAGACCTGTCCCCACGGCGCCGTGACGCGCACAAGCGACCACCGCCTGGCGGTGCGTCGCCGGGACGACCTGCTCCTGGGCAAGCCCGGCGAGGAGGAGCTGCGCCTGGCCGAAGCCCTGGACAAAAAGATGAAGAGCCTCCTGGGACGCTCCCTGCGCCTGCGGCAGGTCAGCGCCGGCGGGTGCTGCGCCTGCGAGGCGGACATCAACGTGCTCGGGACCATCGGCTGGGACCTGGGCCGCTTCGGCATCCAGTACGTGGCCTCGCCGCGCCACGCCGACGGCGTGCTCATCACCGGCCCCGTGACCAAGGGCATGGAGCTGGCCCTGCGCAAGACCTGGGAGGCCGTACCCGAGCCGCGCATCGCCATCGCCCTGGGCGCCTGCGCCATCAGCGGCGGGCCCTTTATCGGCCACCCGCAGCACAACGGCGGGGCCGACCCGGTGGTGCCCATCGACCTCTACATTCCCGGCTGCCCGCCTCACCCCCTGACCATCCTCGACGGGTTCCTGCGCCTGCTGGGGCGCCTCGAAGAACAGAAAGGCTGA
- a CDS encoding NADH-quinone oxidoreductase subunit C gives MNTLAPFFSFANASRVSWASVPVFSVTKLVRLTGELIRGGARLVAWFGVPDHDETTLVAILAMDDDSILGVARSEPVSGSYPSLTPKYPQAHLFEREAWEQHGLVPVGHPWLKPVRHTNGDAPANAPFFRVEGGEVHEVAVGPVHAGVIEPGHFRFQCAGEEVMHLEIALGYQHRGVEDALAGGPHRGTVFQMEAVAGDSTIAHATAHAMVMEALAGVEAPLRAQWLRAVALELERLANHTGDMGALAMDVAFLPTSSACGKIRGDFLNLTALLCGNRFGRGLVRPGGCMHDLEPERLATLVERLKTHMADVEQAMAWFWDAASVRVRFRNVGVVHPPQAVNIGLVGPAARACGLVRDVRFDHPAGWHRFSQAPVAVWPSGDIFARARVRSLEVQRSGRYLFEQLAEPVDGELRTALGAPQPEALAVALVEGWRGEVCHVALTGHDGRFRRYKIKDPSFHNWSGLALALRGTAVSDFPICNKSFNLSYCGFDL, from the coding sequence ATGAACACACTCGCACCGTTTTTCTCCTTCGCCAACGCATCCAGAGTCTCCTGGGCCTCGGTCCCGGTCTTTTCGGTGACCAAGCTCGTCCGCCTGACCGGCGAACTGATCCGGGGCGGCGCGCGCCTCGTGGCCTGGTTCGGGGTCCCGGACCATGACGAGACGACCCTGGTCGCCATCCTGGCCATGGACGACGACAGCATCCTCGGCGTGGCCCGCAGCGAACCCGTCAGCGGCTCGTACCCGTCCCTTACGCCCAAATACCCCCAGGCCCATCTTTTCGAGCGCGAGGCCTGGGAACAGCACGGGCTGGTCCCCGTCGGCCACCCGTGGCTCAAGCCCGTGCGGCACACCAACGGCGACGCGCCGGCCAACGCGCCCTTCTTCCGCGTGGAAGGCGGCGAGGTGCACGAGGTGGCCGTGGGGCCGGTCCACGCCGGAGTCATCGAACCCGGGCACTTCCGCTTCCAGTGCGCCGGCGAGGAGGTCATGCATCTGGAGATCGCCCTGGGTTACCAGCACCGCGGCGTGGAGGATGCCCTGGCCGGCGGTCCCCACCGCGGCACCGTGTTCCAGATGGAGGCCGTGGCCGGAGATTCGACCATCGCCCATGCCACGGCTCACGCCATGGTCATGGAGGCCCTGGCCGGCGTCGAGGCACCCCTGCGCGCCCAGTGGCTAAGAGCCGTGGCCCTGGAACTCGAACGACTGGCCAACCACACCGGCGACATGGGCGCCCTGGCCATGGACGTGGCCTTTCTGCCGACCTCATCCGCCTGCGGCAAGATCAGGGGCGACTTCCTGAACCTCACGGCGCTGCTGTGCGGCAACCGCTTCGGCCGCGGCCTGGTCCGTCCCGGCGGGTGCATGCACGACCTGGAGCCGGAGCGCCTGGCCACCCTAGTCGAACGGCTGAAAACCCACATGGCGGATGTCGAGCAGGCCATGGCCTGGTTCTGGGACGCGGCCTCGGTGCGCGTACGCTTCCGTAACGTCGGCGTCGTGCACCCGCCCCAGGCCGTAAACATAGGGCTGGTCGGCCCCGCGGCGCGGGCCTGCGGGCTGGTCCGGGACGTGCGCTTCGACCACCCGGCGGGTTGGCACCGCTTCTCCCAGGCCCCTGTGGCGGTCTGGCCCAGCGGCGATATCTTCGCCCGGGCCCGCGTGAGGTCCCTGGAAGTGCAGCGTTCGGGCCGCTATCTTTTCGAACAGCTGGCCGAACCCGTGGACGGCGAACTGCGCACCGCACTTGGAGCACCCCAGCCCGAAGCCCTGGCCGTGGCCCTGGTGGAGGGATGGCGCGGCGAGGTCTGCCACGTGGCCCTGACGGGCCATGACGGACGCTTCCGGCGCTACAAGATCAAGGACCCGTCCTTCCACAACTGGTCCGGCCTGGCCCTGGCCCTGCGCGGCACGGCCGTCTCGGACTTTCCCATCTGCAACAAGAGCTTCAACCTGTCCTACTGCGGGTTCGATCTGTAA